Part of the Vigna radiata var. radiata cultivar VC1973A chromosome 11, Vradiata_ver6, whole genome shotgun sequence genome is shown below.
AAGTATCTTTTTGTCTACACTTGCATTCTGTTTTACTTGGCCAAAGGAACAACCTTTCTTTCCGCTCCTATTGGATAAACTATTAGGGTCAGTGCTTAGCTTTTTCCCCTTCGGCTTTGAGCTGACATTTGAAAATCTGCTGTCACAAACAGGGCTTGAACCTCTTCTGAGGGTCTTTACCCAATCAACCTTTTTTACATTCTTCACCTCTCTGATTTCAACTTCAGTTCTTCCTTCCATTCTTATGCTTACGTTGACTTCAGTAAGTTCAAACGTTTCTTTTGCACTTCTTTCCTTCTTCTCCTGGTAAATCCGGTGCAACCCAAGAGCAAGGTGGTATATACTCTCCTTTATCTCTTTCTCCAACCCATTTTCTATCTCCATTCCAAGCTCACTTCGTATCTTCAACTCTTCTGCCGAAATACCAACCATGTTACACTTCTCACGGCACTCCCTTTTCGGGTTATCAGTTTTTTCCTCtggtttaaatatatatatatagtccaAAAAAGCAACAAAATTGAAATCCAGTCGTGTAACAGTTGAAACTAGACACAAGCTAAACTTTTTGTGAGTTCAGCGTTGAACTAAGCCAAGAAGTATTGCTGTCAAACTCAAAATCTTGGCAATTCTTTGCTGATAAATCTGCAAAATAAAACCCGGTAATAATTT
Proteins encoded:
- the LOC111242776 gene encoding uncharacterized protein LOC111242776; this translates as MVGISAEELKIRSELGMEIENGLEKEIKESIYHLALGLHRIYQEKKERSAKETFELTEVNVSIRMEGRTEVEIREVKNVKKVDWVKTLRRGSSPVCDSRFSNVSSKPKGKKLSTDPNSLSNRSGKKGCSFGQVKQNASVDKKILQLRWKV